The Phyllostomus discolor isolate MPI-MPIP mPhyDis1 chromosome 4, mPhyDis1.pri.v3, whole genome shotgun sequence genome window below encodes:
- the GORASP2 gene encoding Golgi reassembly-stacking protein 2, producing MGSSQSVEIPGGGTEGYHVLRVQENSPGHRAGLEPFFDFIVSINGSRLNKDNDTLKDLLKANVEKPVKMLIYSSKTLELRETSVTPSNMWGGQGLLGVSIRFCSFDGANENVWHVLEVEPNSPAALAGLRPHSDYIIGADTVMNESEDLFSLIESHEAKPLKLYVYNTDTDNCREVIITPNSAWGGEGSLGCGIGYGYLHRIPTRPFEEGKKISLPGQMTGTPITPLKDGFTEVQLSSVNPPSLSPPGTTEIEQGLSGLSISTTPPAVSNVLSTGVPTVPLLPPQVNQSLTSVPSVSPATTLPGLMPLPAGLPNLPALPNLNLPAPHLLPGVSLPELVSPGLPPLPSLPSRNLPGIAALPMTSEFLPSFPLVPEVSSAAGSGELLSSLPPTSSPPSDPVTTTTRADAASALALDATLPTSKAPVAVEDRVSESTLASEKPASVVTDANASESP from the exons gtaCAAGAAAATTCCCCAGGACACAGAGCTGGACTGGAGCCattctttgatttcattgtttctatTAATGGATCAAGATTG AATAAAGACAATGATACTCTTAAAGATCTACTGAAAGCCAATGTTGAAAAGCCTGTAAAAATGCTTATCTACAGTAGTAAAACACTGGAGCTACGAGAGACCTCAGTCACACCAAGTAACATGTGGGGTGGCCAGGGCTTGTTGGGAGTAAGCATTCGCTTCTGCAGCTTTGACGGGGCAAACGAAAACGTTTGGCATGTGTTG GAAGTAGAACCGAATTCTCCTGCAGCACTGGCAGGTCTTAGACCTCACAGTGATTATATCATTGGAGCAGATACTGTCATGAATGAG TCTGAAGATTTGTTCAGCCTTATTGAATCACATGAAGCAAAACCATTGAAACTGTATGTGTATAATACAGACACTGATAACTGTCGAGAAGTGATTATTACACCAAATTCTGCATGGGGTGGAGAAGGCAG cCTGGGGTGTGGCATTGGATATGGTTATTTGCATCGAATACCTACACGCCCttttgaagaaggaaagaaaatttctcttcCAGGACAGATGACCGGTACACCTATTACTCCCCTTAAAGATGGGTTTACGGAG gTCCAGCTGTCCTCGGTTAATCCCCCGTCTTTGTCACCACCAGGAACTACAGAGATTGAACAGGGTCTGTCTGGACTTTCTATTAGCACAACTCCACCAGCTGTCAGTAATGTTCTCAGTACAG GTGTACCAACAGTACCATTATTGCCACCACAAGTAAACCAGTCCCTCACTTCTGTGCCATCAGTGAGTCCAGCCACTACATTACCAG GTCTGATGCCTCTACCAGCAGGACTGCCTAACCTGCCTGCCCTTCCCAACCTCAACCTCCCGGCGCCGCACCTCCTGCCCGGCGTCAGCCTCCCGGAGCTCGTGAGCCCGG GTTTGCCGCCACTTCCTTCCTTGCCTTCCCGAAACTTACCTGGCATTGCAGCTCTCCCCATGACGTCCGAGTTCCTCCCGTCATTCCCTTTGGTTCCAGAGGTCTCTTCTGCAGCAGGCTCAGGGGAGCTgctgtcctccctcccacccaccagcAGCCCACCCTCTGACCCTGTCACGACCACCACAAGGGCAGACGCTGCCTCAGCACTCGCCCTGGATGCGACTCTCCCAACTTCCAAGGCCCCCGTCGCTGTTGAGGACAGAGTCAGCGAATCCACCCTGGCCAGCGAGAAACCTGCTTCTGTGGTGACGGATGCAAATGCCTCCGAGTCACCGTAA